One window from the genome of Dyadobacter sp. CECT 9275 encodes:
- the ligD gene encoding non-homologous end-joining DNA ligase, producing the protein MSLVKYKEKRTFDKTPESKASEPDIAHLLKKAPRQKQPTSFSPMLATLTDAPFDDPGWEYEVKWDGYRAVAFMHKNEVELKSRNDKSFNEKFYPVYEALKNWNINAIVDGEVVVTMKNGISSFGALQNWRSEADGNLYYYVFDIVWLDGKDLTGLPLFERKTILKSVLPAEGIIRSGYSVQADGTAFFGAARDLGIEGIIAKKSDSLYLPGERSREWLKIKVNKRQEVVIAGYTRNEGSPKYFSSLLLGVYEGGQLKYVGKVGTGFKDKQQREMIQLFKPLVIQKSPFEEEPDYNKPSRFRPDPPHAKATWLKPSLVCEVSFTEVTADGVFRHPSFEGMREDKSAMEVVRETAKPVKKS; encoded by the coding sequence ATGAGCTTAGTTAAATATAAAGAAAAACGCACTTTTGATAAAACACCTGAGTCTAAGGCCAGCGAACCGGATATAGCGCACCTGTTAAAAAAAGCGCCCAGGCAGAAACAACCAACGTCTTTCTCACCAATGCTTGCAACGCTGACGGATGCACCCTTTGATGATCCCGGCTGGGAATATGAAGTAAAATGGGATGGCTACCGTGCTGTGGCTTTTATGCATAAAAATGAGGTTGAACTGAAATCACGGAACGACAAATCGTTTAATGAAAAATTTTATCCGGTATACGAAGCCCTGAAAAACTGGAACATCAACGCAATCGTTGATGGCGAGGTGGTGGTGACGATGAAGAACGGAATCTCCAGTTTCGGTGCACTGCAGAACTGGAGAAGCGAAGCCGACGGAAACTTATACTATTACGTTTTTGATATTGTCTGGCTGGATGGAAAAGATCTCACCGGATTGCCTCTTTTTGAAAGAAAAACAATTTTGAAAAGTGTCCTTCCGGCAGAAGGAATAATCCGTAGCGGGTACAGCGTCCAGGCTGACGGAACCGCGTTCTTCGGAGCAGCGAGAGATTTGGGAATTGAAGGGATCATTGCTAAAAAATCAGATAGCCTGTACCTCCCGGGAGAACGTTCACGGGAGTGGCTTAAAATAAAAGTGAATAAAAGACAGGAAGTTGTCATCGCGGGATATACCCGCAATGAGGGTTCACCCAAATATTTCAGTTCGTTGTTGCTGGGCGTTTATGAAGGCGGTCAGCTGAAATATGTCGGTAAGGTGGGTACAGGTTTTAAAGATAAGCAGCAAAGAGAAATGATCCAGCTCTTCAAACCGCTGGTTATCCAGAAAAGCCCCTTTGAGGAAGAGCCCGACTACAACAAACCCTCCCGTTTCAGGCCCGATCCGCCGCATGCCAAAGCTACCTGGCTCAAACCCTCGCTGGTTTGTGAGGTAAGTTTTACGGAGGTAACAGCAGACGGCGTTTTCCGGCATCCGTCATTTGAAGGAATGAGAGAAGACAAAAGCGCTATGGAAGTGGTGCGTGAAACAGCAAAGCCTGTTAAAAAATCCTGA
- a CDS encoding helix-hairpin-helix domain-containing protein, with product MKKKSELTGQTGDLPDHLSEPAKRALVAANLTSLKKLSELKEADVTFLHGIGPDAIRKLRTALSAVDLSFRD from the coding sequence ATGAAAAAGAAAAGCGAACTGACCGGCCAGACCGGAGACCTTCCGGATCATCTGAGTGAACCGGCCAAACGTGCGCTGGTTGCGGCAAATCTGACCAGCCTTAAAAAACTGTCAGAGCTCAAGGAAGCCGATGTTACCTTCCTGCACGGAATAGGTCCTGACGCAATAAGAAAACTACGGACAGCCTTGTCGGCAGTTGATTTATCATTCCGTGATTAA
- a CDS encoding TerC family protein — protein sequence MDFEIIISLLTLIALEAVLGIDNVIFISIIAGKLPEDQQKKARRYGLILAGALRIGLLLLISFILKLDKDLFEIFGYGFSGKDLVLLSGGLFLLYKSSKEIYHKMEGEPGDQSKNIKASTFTEVIIQILIMDMVFSIDSIITAIGMVKEVWVMYVAVIVTVAIMLFAAESISDFVNRHPAFKMLALSFLLLIGFSLMSEGLGVEIPKGYIYFSMAFSLLVDVVQMKTSKSESVPVKTHEHYTPRDEKQEG from the coding sequence ATGGACTTTGAAATCATCATATCCCTTCTTACCCTGATCGCTCTTGAAGCCGTTTTAGGAATAGATAACGTCATTTTTATCTCAATTATCGCAGGAAAATTGCCTGAAGACCAACAAAAAAAGGCTCGTAGATATGGCTTGATCCTGGCGGGGGCCCTAAGAATAGGACTGTTACTGCTGATATCGTTCATATTAAAACTGGACAAAGATCTGTTTGAGATCTTCGGCTATGGTTTTTCCGGGAAAGACCTGGTACTGCTTTCGGGAGGTCTATTTCTGCTTTATAAAAGCTCCAAGGAAATATACCATAAAATGGAAGGCGAGCCGGGGGACCAGAGCAAGAACATCAAAGCCAGCACTTTCACCGAAGTTATCATTCAGATCCTGATCATGGATATGGTTTTTTCTATTGATTCCATCATCACAGCCATTGGCATGGTCAAGGAGGTATGGGTGATGTATGTTGCGGTTATTGTAACCGTTGCCATCATGCTTTTTGCGGCGGAGAGCATCAGCGACTTCGTAAACAGGCATCCAGCCTTTAAAATGCTGGCCTTATCCTTCCTCCTCCTGATCGGATTTTCACTCATGAGTGAAGGCCTGGGCGTTGAAATTCCCAAGGGGTATATTTATTTCTCCATGGCATTCTCCTTACTGGTTGATGTGGTTCAGATGAAGACAAGCAAATCAGAATCCGTTCCCGTGAAAACGCATGAACACTATACTCCGCGTGATGAAAAGCAGGAAGGATGA
- a CDS encoding DNA alkylation repair protein, which yields MSLIKDIYSLSFYERLAGTITKIIPSFEQKKFISMIFTDEFKTMEWKERMKHTTRVFHFFLPDDYPAAVDAIGQIIGQLREDNSGQDTLAYIFLADYIETYGMEDFDTSVRALEMVTRFISCEFAVRPFILRYGDRMINQMIIWSKHENSQVRRLASEGSRPRLPWAMALPTLKKNPEPLLPLLENLKQDPSESVRRSVANSINDIAKDHPDLVIALAEKWRGISRETDAIIKHGSRTLLKQGHSEILKHYGLTSENISVTDLEILTPEVKIGESVEFVFKVSNQSSDKQTVRLEYGIYYRKANGQLSRKVFKISEKMYPPNEMVTVRRKQSFRLITTKVFYTGQHQLSVIVNGEEKEIRTFEIVAG from the coding sequence GTGAGCCTAATCAAAGACATTTATTCCCTTTCCTTCTACGAAAGACTGGCAGGTACGATCACAAAAATCATCCCTTCATTTGAGCAAAAGAAGTTCATCAGCATGATCTTTACGGATGAATTTAAAACCATGGAATGGAAGGAACGGATGAAACATACCACACGCGTATTTCACTTCTTTCTTCCTGATGATTATCCCGCAGCTGTTGATGCCATCGGACAGATCATTGGTCAGCTCCGTGAAGATAATTCCGGCCAGGATACCCTGGCCTACATATTTCTGGCAGATTACATTGAAACCTATGGAATGGAAGATTTTGACACTTCCGTCAGGGCGCTGGAAATGGTTACCCGGTTTATTAGCTGCGAGTTTGCAGTAAGACCATTTATACTCCGATATGGTGACCGGATGATCAATCAGATGATTATTTGGTCCAAACATGAAAATTCACAGGTAAGGCGTTTGGCAAGCGAAGGCAGCCGTCCGCGTTTGCCTTGGGCGATGGCTTTGCCGACACTTAAAAAAAATCCCGAGCCCTTGTTGCCACTATTGGAAAATCTCAAACAGGATCCGTCAGAATCTGTCAGACGAAGCGTTGCCAATAGCATTAACGATATCGCCAAAGATCATCCGGACCTTGTTATTGCCCTCGCCGAAAAATGGCGGGGGATCAGCAGGGAAACCGATGCGATCATCAAACATGGCAGCCGTACCTTGTTAAAACAGGGACATTCCGAAATACTGAAACACTACGGCCTCACGAGTGAAAATATATCGGTAACCGATCTTGAGATACTTACGCCGGAAGTGAAAATAGGGGAAAGTGTTGAGTTTGTATTCAAGGTCAGCAACCAGAGCAGCGACAAGCAGACCGTACGTCTGGAATATGGTATTTATTACAGAAAAGCCAATGGACAGCTTTCGCGTAAAGTGTTTAAAATCAGTGAGAAAATGTACCCGCCAAATGAAATGGTAACCGTCCGAAGGAAACAATCCTTCAGGCTGATTACCACCAAGGTTTTTTACACCGGGCAGCACCAGCTGTCGGTGATCGTTAACGGGGAAGAGAAGGAGATAAGGACTTTTGAGATCGTGGCCGGGTAA